The following are encoded together in the Roseivirga misakiensis genome:
- a CDS encoding sensor histidine kinase yields the protein MRKKRLYWAFQILGWGAYVLLNIFTLSLNPQALQPEIIRISRIEILLHTPIMLFFSHYLIRKVIIQRNWLQINIGRVIPRILGLILIAALSVQIVSLTLYWMVGTISLDDELSILLSDILFALLNFLIMFIIWSTIYFLYHFLESNNRSLKYEAAMNEMHLNQLKSQLNPHFIFNALNSMRALVDEEPSKAKTAITQLSNILRNSLITDKKRVVSFGNELNTVRDYLALEGIRFEERLKVRYQIDPKSDGFEIPPMMVQTLVENAIKHGVSNLIEGGVIEIESLVEHSILILKIRNSGQISLSPKRPGSRKGVGLINTKERLKLIYGEAASFRIYNENDKFVVTEVKIPQRM from the coding sequence ATGAGAAAGAAACGATTGTACTGGGCGTTCCAAATATTAGGGTGGGGCGCATACGTTCTTCTAAATATTTTTACGCTAAGTCTTAACCCACAAGCCTTACAGCCTGAAATTATTCGTATTTCAAGAATCGAGATATTACTGCATACACCAATTATGCTGTTCTTTTCCCATTACCTAATCCGTAAAGTAATTATTCAACGCAATTGGCTTCAAATAAACATTGGCCGAGTCATTCCAAGGATTTTAGGCCTAATCTTGATTGCAGCTTTATCGGTTCAAATAGTCTCCTTGACACTTTATTGGATGGTTGGGACTATTTCGCTCGATGATGAACTTTCAATTCTCTTGAGTGATATCCTTTTTGCCTTACTGAACTTCTTGATCATGTTCATTATTTGGTCAACGATCTATTTCCTATACCACTTCTTAGAAAGCAACAATCGATCTTTGAAGTACGAGGCAGCGATGAATGAAATGCATTTGAACCAGTTGAAGTCTCAGTTAAACCCACACTTTATTTTCAACGCCCTGAACAGCATGCGTGCCCTGGTAGATGAAGAGCCTAGTAAAGCGAAAACAGCCATTACTCAGCTTTCAAATATTCTCAGAAACTCCTTGATTACCGATAAAAAGCGGGTCGTTAGCTTTGGAAATGAATTAAACACGGTCAGAGATTACCTGGCCCTAGAAGGAATTAGGTTTGAAGAAAGGCTAAAAGTAAGGTATCAAATCGATCCAAAATCTGATGGTTTTGAGATACCGCCAATGATGGTTCAAACCTTAGTAGAAAATGCCATTAAACACGGGGTTTCAAACCTGATAGAAGGCGGTGTAATAGAGATTGAGTCGTTAGTAGAACACTCGATCTTAATTTTAAAAATTAGAAACAGTGGCCAAATTAGCCTAAGCCCCAAAAGGCCGGGTAGCCGAAAGGGTGTTGGCCTAATAAATACTAAAGAAAGGCTTAAATTGATATATGGAGAGGCTGCTTCATTTAGAATTTACAATGAAAACGATAAGTTTGTAGTGACTGAAGTGAAGATACCTCAACGTATGTAA
- a CDS encoding LytR/AlgR family response regulator transcription factor gives MRALIIDDERLARKELTNLLQEYPEIEIIGEAVNAEDAEEKIKTLQPELLFLDIQMPGKTGFELLETLDTVPDVVFTTAYDEYALQAFDFNALDYLLKPIEPDRLKETITKLINRPKKEEAVVTQTDQKLGPQDRVFVKDGDKCWFVKLENIRLFESDGNYIKIYFDNFKPMIHKSLNALDEKLDDRSFFRASRKHIINLTWVESIESWFNGGLMVVLRGGDKVEVSRRQAARFKEMMSL, from the coding sequence ATGAGAGCACTAATAATCGATGACGAACGATTGGCAAGAAAAGAATTGACCAATTTACTGCAGGAATATCCAGAGATAGAAATCATAGGAGAAGCTGTGAACGCTGAGGATGCCGAAGAAAAAATCAAAACACTTCAGCCCGAATTACTATTCTTAGATATTCAGATGCCTGGAAAAACAGGTTTTGAGCTTTTAGAAACATTAGATACCGTACCAGACGTAGTCTTTACGACAGCATATGACGAATATGCACTTCAAGCTTTTGACTTCAACGCGCTTGATTACCTACTTAAACCGATCGAGCCAGACAGACTAAAAGAAACGATCACTAAGCTGATTAATAGACCTAAAAAAGAAGAGGCGGTCGTTACACAAACAGACCAGAAATTAGGTCCTCAGGATCGTGTTTTTGTGAAAGACGGGGATAAATGTTGGTTTGTGAAGTTAGAAAACATTAGGCTCTTCGAATCAGATGGCAATTACATTAAAATCTACTTCGACAACTTCAAGCCGATGATTCATAAGTCATTGAACGCCTTGGACGAAAAACTAGATGATAGATCGTTTTTCCGCGCCAGCAGAAAGCACATCATTAACCTGACTTGGGTAGAAAGTATCGAATCTTGGTTTAATGGTGGATTAATGGTTGTACTTCGTGGTGGCGACAAAGTAGAGGTAAGCCGTAGACAAGCAGCCAGATTCAAAGAAATGATGAGCCTATAG